The following is a genomic window from Anopheles aquasalis chromosome 3, idAnoAquaMG_Q_19, whole genome shotgun sequence.
CGACCACGAACCGGAGCTAGCAGGTTTCATTACGAAATCGCGATTGCTCGAGCTAGCGAGCCATTCGATTGGCATGCGTGTAGGTCGTGGTCTGTTCTGGTTCTGGAACACCGGTACAGCTACGCTCTCCCACCCCGAATATGGAgttgttctggttctggtgcacCAGAACGTTGGCATCTGTCGCAATCCTGtcaacaaacgacgacggcagcgaaGACGTTCATTAGCTAAAggtgtggtgcagcagcagcatccaggaggaggaggaggaggaggaggacggagAAAAACaactttgtttcgtttcgttcgaacGCCGATGATGCGTTTAATGGGATTCCGAATTCCTGTTCGCACAAACAGCAAATAGCGCGGAATCATAACTCATGCCAACTTCGATCGCTGAGCGCTCGAGCTAATGTGCCGTCCCGTTTGCAGTTCCCATCGATCGTTTCGTAATAAAGCGATCGAAGGCACGTTGCGACGCGGAACAATCCCACACGCGATCACGATCCGGGGATGGTAGTATCCGGTTTGGTGAAGATGCTGAGCACAAAATATGATATCTTCATCGTTGCCAGCGTCACTCTAGTTTTCTTGAGCTGGAACAGCAACGGCCGTAATCGATTGCGTAGCTTGCATCTGGAGATCTTTTCAAGGAatgagtgcgcgcgcgcgcgcgcccgcgttgTTGTCGACGCCATCGGTAccgacagctgctgctgctgctgctggtgccaacAATGAGCTACAAGCAGGGCATGATTGATATCCCCGGGTTCTTGTGTAATGACGGATTTCATGCCATCTTCCTCCACTATTGTACCATCGAAGACGATCACGACATATGGCTCTCTAGCTCAACGAGATGCTCAAGATGCTAGGGCCTGTTGCTGCTAGAAAGCGATACCAGCGGTAATAAGAAACCTCATCTAGGTCCTTCccttgtgctgctggttctaTAGGGTTCAGAATCGAAATCCTCACCGCACACCTGGTGCCGATTCTAGGCTGTTGCGCtccgaaagagagaaagagagtgatcGAACATCTCGTGCACCCTTGTGCTATTgtgttccatttccgttcacCCTACCATCTGCACCTCCGTTGCCGCGTGTCCTTTTGCAGCACGCTGGGTGATTGTgtgctttcgtttccttttccctcttcccaCGTCTTCGatcattcgctcgctccctcactcgctcgctcgtcgcttGCTCGACCGTTGATGTCCTTCGTTCGGTTTCCGCTTTCTCCGGATCGTTCGTTCTGTTGGCGTTCTTCACGCCGCACCGTTTCATTTCGTGCGTTCGAACGGAATAGACTTGAACAACACCTTGCAGGCGCGACGGAAAACCGCTCGAGTGTAACGCATTCACCCTGCACCCcgagtctctctctcgttctctctctctctgtctcgcgtGATCGGGAAATAAAACCCGCACCACACATTAACGCTAGAACCGATGGAAACTCGTGGtcttttccgctctctctctctctatcgctcccGCCTTGGCGCAGCCTTGCTGTTGCGTGTtgttgccgctgttgttgttggttatGGCGGTTGCCTTGCCAATGACCAAGTCGCGTCGAGCACCACCGAGCGATGCCAGTTGGTGGTATGCGTGCCGTGCACCGTGCCGCATGTCCGTGGAAGtgtccttttctctttccattccCGTGCCACGCACCGGCATCCTGCCGGTGTCCTGGACTTCCGTCAACATCGTAGTCGTCTTCAGTCACGTACCGGTGCTGTGACCGTGAGGATCTTCTACCAAGCCAACGATGCCACTGTATCGGAAACACAAAAGCTCCGGTCGACCGAAGCTCCCCCGGACCAGCTACGAGGTGCTGAACAACAACGTCGACTATGGGACGCGCCAGATCGACCACTATCCACGGCCGTACAGCTGCCAGGTAACACCGTACCGGGAGCTGGACTTTAGTGAACGGACAAAGCGTGCCGCCCAAGCCGTCGTTCCGTTCCTGCTCGGTCCGTGCAAGGCCATCTTCATCGGTGACGTAGCGACCGGGAAGACATCGCTAGTTCACCGGTTCTGTCACGAATCGTTCGAGGGCAACGATTATACCGCGACGATCGGGCTCGACTTTGAGGTCGAACGGTTCCAGGTGCTCAACCAAGCGTACACTCTGCAGATGTAAGTATGCGCCCGCGTGGCCGTGACTGGCCCTTAGTGTGTCCCCTCTGACGTGATCTCCCTGACCTCGTGTTGTGTCTCTTTATCCGATAGCTGGGATACGGCTGGGCATGAGCGGTTCAAGTGTATCGCCCAGTCGTACTACCGCAATGCCAGTgccatcgtggtggtgttcgATATGACGCGGCCGGACTCACTACTCAACGGGAAACGATGGTTAGATGAGGCACTTCGGCTCAATAGCCGCACCCCGGTACTCAAGTTCCTCGTCGGTACCAAGAAGGATCTTCTGGTAAGCATTAGAGGAAGAAGAATTTGCCTAAAAAACCGCGGCAAACAGTAACTAACACTTTTTCTCCTCGCAGGACGATCAAGCGCTCTGTGATATCGAGCTAGAGGCAATCAAGATGGCGTACGAGATCAATGCCGAGTACTGGCCGGTATCGGCGCGGACTGGCGAGAACGTAACGAAGCTCTTCCGCCGTTTAACCGCGCTCGCCTTCGATTACGGTGTGCAGCGAGCGATGGAGACGAACGAATCGCTACTTCAACCACCGGGCAACAGTTTATTGAGTAAGTAGCGGCACGACCGTGACCAGCAAGTGGCCAGCAAATAACATACGTCTCTGTCCCCTATTTCTCTGCTTACACAGATCTCTACTTCTtgcggaaggagaagaaggagaagaagtttcTCAAATGTTTCAACTGcacaataaattaatttatttatttatccaaAACACCCATCGAAGCACCCATTGCATTCCACTCCGATACACTACAACCATTCTCCTGTTGAGCTGTTAAACCGCGATCACTCCGGCTTCTCAAGGTCACTCCGGTTTGAAATCCGAAATTTTGTGCTCCCAAAACATGTGTGCCATAGCGATCGTTTCTGCGAAGACGGCAGTACACTTCCTCCCTGCCTCACTCCGGACAGCCGGCGTGACCAGCGGGAGTCCGTTTGTGGTGGACATTGTGGAGCGGTTGGAGCAGCGCCATCGGTCGCAGGTAAGCATTCCtgtggaatcgaatcgaatagGGGAGTGTGGTGTTCCGTTACCATGGCGTTGCCAGTCGTTGTAACTACGGACCCTCCCtcgggtgtttgtttgttgcgttACCATAACCGTCGCGTCACAGATTACCGTCGATGGGGTCGACCGTACACCGAACACACTCGCGCCACCTTTGTACGGTGAGGAGGCCTACGGTTGGTGTCACTTCCGGGAGCAACTGGAGTGTGGACTACTCcccatcgaagaagaagaggctgTAAAGATGGAGGACGGTGGTGCAATACCGGTAATGTGGTGCCCCGGATTACAGCTAACGACACTTCTAATCCTGTTCTCTTCTCCCCCGTTCTGTGTGGCGATCAGAGTGCAACGGACAAGGGGGACGGATTCGATGGGCTGGACCATCAACCGAACTATGAAGGTGTGATCGATCGCCGCAGCCCAACCCTAGGTGCGGACACAAAAACATACCACGTCAAGATCCGGCTCACCGAAACCGATGACATCGTACTGTACGAAAGCCCCAGCCACGTTGTCTCGCAGGATGCCGAAGAAGCGGCCCTCGTCCTGGAGCAGAACCGTGCGTTCGAAACACGGCCCCGGGCACGCCGGACGGCCGATGCCGAAGCGCAAACGCGCGATCTTCCCTGCAAGTCCCGTTCGGTCAACACCGAGTGTATCCAGCGGCAGGATGTGGCCTCGTTCGTGTCCAACTACGACATGTACGACACGTACAACGATCTCGAACGGCACACGAAAGAGATCAATGTGGCCGAATCATCGGCAAAGTTGGAGATCACGACGTACTCGCGCGAAGGAATGGAAGACATCGACGAACGGTTGAACCGCAATCCGAACTTTCATCTTTCCTCCATGATCCTGCAGCGCCTCCTGGCTGGGAATGTGTaccgggagcagcagatccggttccggaacaTGTACCCA
Proteins encoded in this region:
- the LOC126576306 gene encoding ras-related protein Rab-34, giving the protein MPLYRKHKSSGRPKLPRTSYEVLNNNVDYGTRQIDHYPRPYSCQVTPYRELDFSERTKRAAQAVVPFLLGPCKAIFIGDVATGKTSLVHRFCHESFEGNDYTATIGLDFEVERFQVLNQAYTLQIWDTAGHERFKCIAQSYYRNASAIVVVFDMTRPDSLLNGKRWLDEALRLNSRTPVLKFLVGTKKDLLDDQALCDIELEAIKMAYEINAEYWPVSARTGENVTKLFRRLTALAFDYGVQRAMETNESLLQPPGNSLLNLYFLRKEKKEKKFLKCFNCTIN